TTACGCTGACCAGGCTTCAAGCCATCTACTACTGAAGGAATCGAACGGATATTATCAGCCATACTGAATTGGATAAGCTCTCGATTAATGAAGTCATCAATCGGAATCTGAGGTTGAGTATAATCCATATATATACCAGGTCGATACGTTCTAAGCCATTCCTTACGCACATCGGCCTTTTTCTTGGCAAATGCCATTTCAATTAATTCAGCATCCTTCTCCTGCATGGCATGAAAGTACTTCATGTGACGATCAAGGTCTgaaaaataacttttcatATCGTCATGGTCACTTGTTCCCAAACCCTTGTAGTATTTAATTTTCCAACCACGTCCATTGTTATTAGCTTCCTTCCAGTATTCGTACTCGGGTAAAGTGTAAAATGCTTGAACCTGATTGCCACGAGTGCACTTAATGATAGGTGTGATAAATTGGATCAAGAATCCAGGAATTTGCAAAAGAGAAGGATACGAGGATtctaaataattaataattaaaccTTTAATATGTGATCCATCATGATCTTGATCTGTCATAATCATTAAATGACCATAACGAAGACCTTTCACATCGgtataagtttttttatgagTGAATCCCATGATTTTCTTGATAGCttgaatttctttgttattTAGGATTTGGGAATGAGAAGCCTCCCGTACATTCAGTAGTTTTCCTCTTAACGGAAAAACTCCATAATAGTCTCTACCAACAACACTGAGACCCGAAACAGCTAAAGATTTAGCAGAATCTCCCTCAGTGAGGATAAGGACACACTTATGGGATTCTTTGGTACCCGCTTTATTTGCGTCTTCGAGTTTGGTTAAACCCGTTATACGAGAACGCAAACCCCCATCGCCCTTACTGAGTTGCTGATCTGCCTTAGCGGtagcaaattttaaaacctCCTCCACTACAgaagattttttgatagcttttaaaaatttatcacTTAATGTGCATTGAGAGCCAAAAGCAGAAACTTTCGTGGTGAGAGTCTCCTTTGTTTGGGAATCAAAGGATGGGTTCTCTATTTGACAATTGACAAATACCTGTAcgtaattttttatttgaaacgCTTTAACGGGTGCCTTTTTATTCTCCTTCTTGACGACTTCATCTATAGCATCGACAATTTTATTGGCAACATAATTAACATGTGTACCTCCACGAATGGTAGAAATATTGTTAACAAACGAAACCTGCTTAAACTGTCCATCTGAAACAGCAAAGGCCACGTCCCAACGGTCATTAACATGTTCATAAATTACCCTAGGAGGCTCTTCATCAGGTTTAGTGTCAGAAGCAAGATACATCTCCACATATTTCTTAAATCCACTTATACTGATGCGTTCATTGTTCAGGTAAACTTTAGTTTCACGAACGGTACCTGCCATATCATAAATACGGCGTTTTATAATAGATACCATATCATCATCAATCTTGTCCATACCAAATTTTGCTAAATCGGGTTTGAATGTAATTTTTGTGTATTCATCGGGTTTCTTGAGAGAAGTGATCACTGGCTCAGACTTTCTGGACATATTGTCATACCaagtttgtttatatttcttcatcctTTCCTTATCAGCTGTCTCAACGACAAATTCagtagaaaaaatattgcaaAGTTTTGCGCCGTAACCATTTCTTCCTCCTGTTACCTTCTTTTGATTATCGTCGTAATTGCTTGAAGTAAGCAAGTTACCAAAAATAAGCTCGGGGATGtaaattttctctttatcATGAATCTCTATAGGAATGCCCTTGCCATTGTTATAAATTGATATGACATTTGCTTCAGGATCCAAAGTCACCTTTAGGGTATTCATGTTTGGGTCGCGAACTTTGTTGTCAGCAGCATTGACAATTATTTCGTCAAATATCTTGTAAAGGCCTGGAACATAGGTCACTGCTTTGTAATCCAGCTTGTTCTTCTCAGAGTCAAAGACCCACATTTCAGAAGTCGTTGGCTCAATACTGCCAATGTATGTATCCGGACGTCTTAGCACATGCTCTCTCGGTGTAAGACGCTGGTACTGTGTAGATACATTAGAATTTCCATTTCCGTTGTTGGTAACTAGTGGTATCTGTTCAGAAGCTGTCATGGATGTCAAGCTAGTTTGCCTTAAGTCAGGAGTGCTTGCCTTCTTGGCGCGAGACTTTGAGGATGTTGTAGATGCTTTctaaaaaagttgttagtattttaaaataataataaattccACAAACACTTGCATACCCTTTTGGTGGTTGTGTTAGGTAAAACGTTTTCGTCTCCAGACGCTTCATCTTCATAGTCGGAGAAATCCGCATCAATGGACATAGTTTGTAAAATTAAGTTGGAAATATGTAGTAAATCAAAGGTTATTCCAACGTGTAAACgttattattaaaaaatcaatggATATAATAATGACACGCTTTAAGCAACGTcaaataacaaaattaagATATGtaagaagagaaaatgatatttgCCCTTAGTATACgatattaaaaaacgaatGGAGAAGTGAcctgaaaaaaaagtaatggataaaaaagaaggtagAACGAATGAATACCAaatataatgttttttgttaatttggattaattttttggtttaaaaaagtattaaatAGATATTCAAGCGTTTATATCACCACAGACTGATTCACGTATGTAGAAAGTCGGTCAAAGCAAACGCGTGACGAAAAACTAATAGTATGATGGAAACTTCAGAGATTGTATGTATGATAGTACtaatttaaatagtttGTTTAAAAGCTCTAAAGGGCTATGTGTTCAACTATCCCAACAATGATTGAAGTTGGTAGCTGGTGAAGGATAGGAAGAGAGAACAGAACATAAGTAGATAGAAGTTGCAACCGAGGAATTGATTACTacggaaaaagaaaaagaaaattatttttaagaataAATAGCAAAAGAAAGGATTTCTAAATTTCCGTGCGTTATTAATATAGGGATGCGCTTAAAACATAATTGAAGTCTGTAAAAAAACCGTATTTGGAACATATGCTGTAACTAATTTGTAAAGCAAAtgtaataattaattaattgtataataaagaatgtttgtgctttgaaattaaaattgaaattcttGGTGCTATTTTATATAGTATGGAATAAACAAaggattttgaaaatggaaaatgAATGTTTAGATAAATCCATAATTCATGAGTATGCTCGCAAAGATTGTAAAAGAATTGAGTGACCTATTACAGTTGGtcatttgaaagaaaaacgCTAAACACGATAAAAAGAGATGAACGGAAAGCAATGATGGAAACAGAAactgcttttttaaattcttcttGATTGTACCATCAGCATTAATCCATATTATTTCGATTAAGCTGTTCTTGAAACATTGTTGTATGTAACTATCATTAAGttcaaacaatttaatAGTAATTTTGTGAATATAGCTTCTCCCTCTATTTAACAATTGCAGGTATGAAACAGGAACAAAAACATAGAAAGAACTCTCAAACAACAGACTCATCTAATAAATGcaataaacttttttctgaaaatcTTAAAAGAAGCTGCAAatgtaacaaaaaatggTAGGCCCAGCAGATAGCTGATGCATGGGTTTAAGTATTTCCATTATTTATCGATGTTGCCAACCAATTCCCATTAATGGACGAAAAATAGTGTGAAGTCGATTGTTTAATAAGGAGAGTTACAAAATGGAAGCGCAAGACAAACGCATATTCGGAGTCACTCTTTCAAGGTATAAGCAAGCATTGGATAGCCAAAACGAAATGTGTAGGATCTGAGCAagaaaaatgctttttgaaGTATCTCAGACAGCTGCTCATAAGTCAGTAAGcgataaattatttaatggAAGAAAAGAGTGGATCAATAGATCGGCGGCTTCTTTCATTGGATATTCGCACAAAATGTTAATTGACCTAAATTTGAGCCATCTAACATAACCATCACTTCCCTAATTTCCTGTGTATAATAGTCCAAAAAAACGGAATCGGACATCGCGAACATATTCCGCTCGATCAGAGCAGATCAAAAGGTTGATTCTTCAGTGTCCCACATTATAAGGCTATTTCTCGCTTACCAAGGAACACATCAGACCTCCTGAACTTATCCTCCACCAACGTCCTcttcattttaaaattcattttattgaaaaaaaatcatatttCTAGCTATCTTGCACCTCTATTTGGCCTTTGCTTATCCCCGGATCCACGTTGGATATTTGCTCGCCTATCGAATagtatattaaaaaaagttcgcttgagaaaaaaattatttgtcAAAGTCGAAAGTGGAAAGacgtttttaaaagaagtatTTTGTGGCAAAGAAGTCAATATctaagaagaaaaaaagtttcgGTTGATCTGTAACTAAAATCAGCGTCAAAATAGCATCACCAATACGTCCGAGTGAGAAGCATCAAGGTTCCTCAAAATcaagaaaaactttacCAATATTACTTCTATTGTTTTATCTagcattaaaaataatttcatttaaatacAATCCTAGAGCGGGATTGTTGAAAAGAAACCCAACCTAATCTTAgtttatttgaatttgcTCAGCTAATTTTGAATGTGACTATATTGAACACTCAAATTGGCTAATTCTTCGTTTAACAAACATCgaaaactatttatttcttcccatctttttgtttattaaaaaaaaaagaaaggagaACAATAACAGAATTCAATTCATAGTTGTCGGCGgatattgtttttctatCCTTTTCTAATCCTTTTGTGTGTACTATTTGTTTTAtgttataatttattaaaaaatcagaAAGTGTTTTCGATATGGAGTCTTGTACAAGGTCTTCACTACAGCAGCTTGTCGCAGCTGACTCAAAATCTTCTAACTTTTGTTTCCGGAATTTATCCCAATCATCGAATAATAATGTATCATATGCGTCTTCAAGCAATCGCAATTTTGTTCCCCAAAATGTTCTCAATAATGAGTACCAATCTTTCCAGCATTCTTCAACATCTCAACCTTCCGTACTTCGACaaggaaaaaatgcttttttaaagccaAGCCAACTGTCTTTCAATATGAATTCGTCCGAAATTTCTAATACGCATTGGGCACGcgattttaatattctaACTTCTAACTTTGCTTCGTCCTCCGTTACTTCTGCTCCTACTCAATCCTCACATATTTCAAACTTTACTAattctcaaaaatattttgcaaacGATCTTCCCAACTCTCTAACTGACCAACCCTTAGCTCAGCCATCGGCATCTCAACGTTCTACATGGCTACCTTGTTCTGCAGCCGTTAGCACTTCAAGTCCTTCATCTGATCCCTTCTTTGATTCTTATCTTGAACAAGCTTTCGAAAAGGCTGAACGACTTGCAAACGAACAACAAAAGATTTCCAAAGTTGAGAAAACCTTTGGCACTTTGGATTCCATAGGTACTGAACAGGATGATTGCTTTGATCCTGATTACAGCAATCTCCCCCTTTTTCCTCAGGAAAATGCATCTCCCCCTTTGTTTCGAAAAGCATCTTGCAACAGTGGTTTTACCACAAAATGTTGATTAGGAGTTTCACACTAGCTTACTAATTTCCCTCCTAAAGATTGCTTCAACTGAAGTGTAGCATTGCTTCAGTCGTATTTcaatatttgatttttttatgccttatttttttgttttaaaattcttttcGCTAAAATTTGCTTCGAGAATCTATCAATACAAGTTCTCTCTTGCCGCACTATAAATCTCAAATTTagctttcaaaatcatCTATTTATTGCAGTGTATACATTCATAATACCCTCATACCtagcaatttcaaaaatccGTAACTATAGCTTAGCGATGCAAAAGCACTTCCACACCtctttttgtaaagaataaaattaatttgaatttttaacacttaatttaataataataaaatgttttgtACAACTTGGATTGCTACATATGGGAAAATTCAATCGTCCCTTCTTTCCAGTAATCAACAACCACTTAATAACTGCCAACTCCTAAAGGTCGAGCGCTTGAGGTGTCTAAGAGGCAGAGCATGAGCAAATCTGCTTTCACAAGCAAAAGTCAGCTTAAAGGAATAGAGTATGTTTACAAACTTTACGTCTTTTGTCTAGTGTACTAACGGTAATTAATAGTGGAAGTTTTAATGACCCATTTCGGCAACCGTCTATGAATTTGCCTACTCCCCCTCATGATGATGGTCTTCCATCAATACCTAGGTCTACAGCCTTGCCTAATTTGTCTAACCGATTATCTCCATATTCGCATCGTAATTACCTACCAATTCCTGAAGCGGATTCTCGTAATTTAGAGGTGCTTAATTCAATTTCGCTCACAACAGGATCAGTCGtgaatcaaataaataaactttACCAGAGGAGTTGTGATAATGCTAATTACTTACAAGACTTACGCTCTTTAATACTTCAAACTCCCACGGCTGAAGCAAATGCCACCCAAGTTACCGAATCTCTAAAccaaatccaaaaaattttacaagaGGCTTCTTCTAAAGATAGAGAACAAATTGTTCAAGTTATTAAAGAACTCAATAAAGGTAACAGTTTGGAGGTTCGTAGAGAACTTGGAAATTGTTTGGCCCATCTTAAGAAAGGAACTTTAAATATAGACAACGCATTACAAGCCTCTCTACAAAAATACTGGAAAGAATTGCAGTACTTTAATGTGTCAAAGGATAAGTTGCTATCTTTAGAGGAAAGTATAAAATTGTTAAGTGCAAGATTAGAGGAAACTGATACACCCTCCTCCACTCATTGGATAGAGATAAATGCTGGATTTAAAGAAGTTGGTGACGAATTGAGCGagaattttcaaagaaagcaaGAAATTTTGAGTGGATTACAAAATAATGTGATTCTTCGTACTAATAATAGGAAGCCTGTAGGCAGTGATGGCTCTAATTCTAATTTTAATGGTGGAGAAGAACAGATGGACTCCAAAGATCAAGAGGAAATACAAGATTATTTGAATTCTCTTTTGTCAGTTCATGAGAAAGATGGTGTACTTCTCCAGAAATTTCATAATTCTTATGTTCAATATCAGAAACTCGCTGTTGCATTGTCGAAATATGAGAATTTCGATGCTGATAAGCTGTTTCAACAGATGAATTTAGCCAAGCAAAGCAATGAGACTCTTTTACAAACTTTGACCGAACAAACCGATCAACTGCTTTCGTTCAAGGAAACCATGGActcatttaaatttattttaggTCCCTCTATGGAGAACCAGGCTTTACAGCAGGGAATTCTAGCAGAGCAGCAAGATTTGGTAGCCCAGTTACGCGATATTGTGCTTCGCTCAGAGACGCTAGCTGAAAATCCCTCTAATATGCCCGGTAGTTGCCTTCCTGGAGCCTCCTCAAATACTGCTGACGAGTTTACTGAACAGCTGAATCTACTTAAGAACGAAGTAGCACGCCTCTCTGCAATCTGTCCAAGCCCTAATTCTGGAATTAATGCTTCTGTGCTTACTAATGCTGACAATTTAGAGAAAGAGAACCTCCTGTTAGTGAACAACAATGCCTTCAAAGTAGATGATCGTTCAGTGTCATCAGTTGCATTAGACGATCATAATCGGCAGTTACAAATGAACGTAGAGGAGTTAGAAGGAAAGAAGGCGGATTTAACCAGCAAAATTAATCGATTGGATAAGGACTTTGTTAAGCTAAATACAACCTACTCGTTACTCACCGATCAAGTCAAAACTAAGCAATTGGCACTCCAAGAGATTGAAAGTCGAGTTATTCGTCTGGAAGAAAGACTAAATATGTTACAGAAGCTGTCCATGCAGCCAGCTATTTCTTCGAGCAGCGAATTTGTTCCCATTGAATCCCATCCCTCATCTTCAGCTGTTGTACCGATAGAAGAACCAAAAAATAGTATTATAGAAAAGAAGCGTGTTCCACATAACGCTGCAAGAAATTCTGTTAATTTGGAGGTCACTCTTCCTAATTCTAAAAAGAGGTTTTCTTCGTTTTCTGGATCTTCCAGTAAACTACCAGTCCGTCCATCAACTGCGTTAACAGACAAAAGGAAACCATCTTGGTCAAGAAGGCTAGCTGCTGCAATCGGGTTTTCTTCAGGATCTCCAGAAAAGAAGCATGTCATAACTTCATCGGACGCGGGACATCAGCGATCTAAATCAAGAAGCTTCAGTTCTAAAATGTAATTATACGCTCTTTTATAGGTCAATCGTTTTTGTAAGATTATACCAATGCtattatttaatcaatGACTTTCGTTTCTGTACTATACCTCTTTCATATGTATACTACGTTGAAATAAGCACTTAATGTAAACAACTATTGAAAGCAGCTCATCACATGAAGTCCAAAAATTACTACAACCCTTTATCCCTTTAAGAGCTTTACGATCGAAAATCCGATTTGCCAATGGAGATACAAATCAGCGTTCAAATATGAGAAAGTCTAACTATACAGATAAGCTTCAACAATCCTTGTAATACTAATGTTAAGATATCTTCAGAAAATTAACCGGTAGTTAACAAATAGATGCTATGTATATTGCATTCATTAGTAAGCTAGCGACCCCATTTGCTCAGAAGCCCTTTCTTTAGCTTCGCATAGACATATACCAACGGAACGAATGACACCTGGCAGTGAAAATTCCCTTTATACTTTGTGTAAGAATACTAAAGcttgttaatttttttattgatttgCTAATTAGTAGACTCCTTGTCGAAATTTGGTTCGTTAACATCAGTTCAGCGCACTTTTCAAACGATGAAGTGTCAGGTTTTAAGCCTAAAATTTTCACCAAGTTTAATGGGAGTCCATTCAAAAGACGTGATATGGAATCCTTCGTGATGTTCTGATGGAAAGAGAGGTATCGCGAATTATCACTCGGATCCAtagattttaaaacttcTGATGATTCAATGAAATGAACTCCAGGTTCTGCATACAATAGTGGCAAATATAGCTTACGAAAGAAAGCTATTTGCTTAGaaacaatattttcaacttttcgAGGATTTTCGGCGAAAAAGGACATTCGAATATCGCCAAGGTAGGATAAACTTACAATCGTTTTGTAAAGATCGAACTCTGTGAATCGGTCTGCTAACATTAACAGGCCAACGTGTAAGGCACTACTTAAATTATAAGAgttttctttgtaaaattCATCTTCCCCTTTAAGTATGACAACCTATTTGTTCAAATTCGGTTAATATCCACAATTGTAGCAGAAGTCTGTTTATTTAACTTACGGGTTTTTGAAAGCGCCCCGCTAGATACATAGTATTCCAATTTTTAAGATCTTCATAAACATCTTTTTTGCTAGTAACACCATATTTGATTATATTTCCCTCTACTTCCACATGTGTATTGTAGTATACACCGGTGCCAAAAGATTCTTGAAGTGTTGACACGAAACCAGgtccaaaatttttaacaaatgaATAATGAGAAGGGTTTTGCtgcaaatttattttgtgcCACTTGACTGGGTCTTCTACCtgaaatataaaatcaATCATGGGATTCTCCTAGCAGAGACATAAGTTAGAAGTTTTAGATTAAACGAGTATAACGATTAATAATTACTATTTACCTTTTGAGAATATCCAGCTTGCCTAAAGACCCCGCTGCCATAACCTACGGCGACATCAATGGGAGCTTGAAAGTAATTAACAACCTTTGTgagattttctttcaattcttcttcaggTTGAATTCTTTGGTTTTCAAACGTAAGTAAATTTTGCTTCAATAATTGTGCCACTGTACATTTCGCATGATGACTATAACTATGACGGTTCATCCATCGTTTTGTTGAATATCGAAGGATATTATAAGAAAGAAAGTGGGTTTTACCAAAGATCATATATATGATAAAATACGAGTTagcaattgcttttttagTTGTGATACTATACAGTGTTTAATTATACTGAATTTTGGTCACGATGAGGTACTATATGACAGAAGACGAAAACGCCCAGTCTACTCACTCATTGGACTCTACACATTTCatcaataatatttaattgaattatttatttagctgtttttttataccatgataaattaattattcaaaatgtGAAATTAAAACCAGAGTATATAAACTTAGAACTGACTTACATATGTTCTTACTACTTCTAAAAGAAACGAcattaaaagaatgaatcgaaacataaaaatttaggTCAATGttccatcttttttttttcgtagTTTATATTAGAAGATTCAAAGATCCAAATCTGCGTACATTTTTACAGCAACCAGTTTCAatgttcaaaaaagaaattgtaGATCATCAACTGATGcatatttattcaaagaaaCCGACTTGTTCTGCTTTTTCTTAGTAAAATTGGTTGCTTGTTATGTTGCATTGTATACTATACACGAGAATAAATTCCACcataatcaaaaaattgaactgagaaaaaaatttgaaaaccCAAACCATAGAAACCTTTTATAACACCATTAAATAGAAACTtagaattatttttgaataccAACAACATGCCTTTCACGTTCTTTTTCATAGGGCACGGCACCTTTTTTACTATGACGGCGAATGTTCTCTTCACGTCTCTTTAGAGAATTAATCTCTTCACGTTTTATTTCGGCAGCCTTTTTGACATTAGTTGGAAGATGACGATGACGGGCAATACGGCGAATTTCAGGAATATGCTTATAGCGCTCTCGCAATGAGTCAAGATATTTGAGGCGATTCTCCTCACGAGTAGAGCGAATTGACGCACGGGAAGAAGCACGAGCTCTCCAAAGACGAACATT
This region of Schizosaccharomyces pombe strain 972h- genome assembly, chromosome: II genomic DNA includes:
- the top2 gene encoding DNA topoisomerase II, giving the protein MSIDADFSDYEDEASGDENVLPNTTTKRKASTTSSKSRAKKASTPDLRQTSLTSMTASEQIPLVTNNGNGNSNVSTQYQRLTPREHVLRRPDTYIGSIEPTTSEMWVFDSEKNKLDYKAVTYVPGLYKIFDEIIVNAADNKVRDPNMNTLKVTLDPEANVISIYNNGKGIPIEIHDKEKIYIPELIFGNLLTSSNYDDNQKKVTGGRNGYGAKLCNIFSTEFVVETADKERMKKYKQTWYDNMSRKSEPVITSLKKPDEYTKITFKPDLAKFGMDKIDDDMVSIIKRRIYDMAGTVRETKVYLNNERISISGFKKYVEMYLASDTKPDEEPPRVIYEHVNDRWDVAFAVSDGQFKQVSFVNNISTIRGGTHVNYVANKIVDAIDEVVKKENKKAPVKAFQIKNYVQVFVNCQIENPSFDSQTKETLTTKVSAFGSQCTLSDKFLKAIKKSSVVEEVLKFATAKADQQLSKGDGGLRSRITGLTKLEDANKAGTKESHKCVLILTEGDSAKSLAVSGLSVVGRDYYGVFPLRGKLLNVREASHSQILNNKEIQAIKKIMGFTHKKTYTDVKGLRYGHLMIMTDQDHDGSHIKGLIINYLESSYPSLLQIPGFLIQFITPIIKCTRGNQVQAFYTLPEYEYWKEANNNGRGWKIKYYKGLGTSDHDDMKSYFSDLDRHMKYFHAMQEKDAELIEMAFAKKKADVRKEWLRTYRPGIYMDYTQPQIPIDDFINRELIQFSMADNIRSIPSVVDGLKPGQRKVVYYCFKRNLVHETKVSRLAGYVASETAYHHGEVSMEQTIVNLAQNFVGSNNINLLMPNGQFGTRSEGGKNASASRYLNTALSPLARVLFNSNDDQLLNYQNDEGQWIEPEYYVPILPMVLVNGAEGIGTGWSTFIPNYNPKDITANLRHMLNGEPLEIMTPWYRGFRGSITKVAPDRYKISGIINQIGENKVEITELPIRFWTQDMKEYLEAGLVGTEKIRKFIVDYESHHGEGNVHFNVTLTEAGMKEALNESLEVKFKLSRTQATSNMIAFDASGRIKKYDSVEDILTEFYEVRLRTYQRRKEHMVNELEKRFDRFSNQARFIHMIIEGELVVSKKKKKDLIVELKEKKFQPISKPKKGHLVDLEVENALAEEEQSGDVSQDEDSDAYNYLLSMPLWSLTYERYVELLKKKDEVMAELDALIKKTPKELWLHDLDAFEHAWNKVMDDIQREMLEEEQSSRDFVNRTKKKPRGKSTGTRKPRAIAGSSSSTAVKKEASSESKPSTTNRKQQTLLEFAASKEPEKSSDINIVKTEDNSHGLSVEENRISKSPGLDSSDSGKSRKRSQSVDSEDAGSKKPVKKIAASASGRGRKTNKPVATTIFSSDDEDDLLPSSLKPSTITSTKASAKNKGKKASSVKKQSPEDDDDDFIIPGSSSTPKASSTNAEPPEDSDSPIRKRPTRRAAATVKTPIYVDPSFDSMDEPSMQDDSFIVDNDEDVDDYDESD
- the tam41 gene encoding putative protein Tam41 — protein: MIFGKTHFLSYNILRYSTKRWMNRHSYSHHAKCTVAQLLKQNLLTFENQRIQPEEELKENLTKVVNYFQAPIDVAVGYGSGVFRQAGYSQKENPMIDFIFQVEDPVKWHKINLQQNPSHYSFVKNFGPGFVSTLQESFGTGVYYNTHVEVEGNIIKYGVTSKKDVYEDLKNWNTMYLAGRFQKPVVILKGEDEFYKENSYNLSSALHVGLLMLADRFTEFDLYKTIVSLSYLGDIRMSFFAENPRKVENIVSKQIAFFRKLYLPLLYAEPGVHFIESSEVLKSMDPSDNSRYLSFHQNITKDSISRLLNGLPLNLVKILGLKPDTSSFEKCAELMLTNQISTRSLLISKSIKKLTSFSILTQSIKGIFTAGVIRSLVYVYAKLKKGLLSKWGR
- the blt1 gene encoding ubiquitin domain-like protein Blt1; the protein is MSKSAFTSKSQLKGIDGSFNDPFRQPSMNLPTPPHDDGLPSIPRSTALPNLSNRLSPYSHRNYLPIPEADSRNLEVLNSISLTTGSVVNQINKLYQRSCDNANYLQDLRSLILQTPTAEANATQVTESLNQIQKILQEASSKDREQIVQVIKELNKGNSLEVRRELGNCLAHLKKGTLNIDNALQASLQKYWKELQYFNVSKDKLLSLEESIKLLSARLEETDTPSSTHWIEINAGFKEVGDELSENFQRKQEILSGLQNNVILRTNNRKPVGSDGSNSNFNGGEEQMDSKDQEEIQDYLNSLLSVHEKDGVLLQKFHNSYVQYQKLAVALSKYENFDADKLFQQMNLAKQSNETLLQTLTEQTDQLLSFKETMDSFKFILGPSMENQALQQGILAEQQDLVAQLRDIVLRSETLAENPSNMPGSCLPGASSNTADEFTEQLNLLKNEVARLSAICPSPNSGINASVLTNADNLEKENLLLVNNNAFKVDDRSVSSVALDDHNRQLQMNVEELEGKKADLTSKINRLDKDFVKLNTTYSLLTDQVKTKQLALQEIESRVIRLEERLNMLQKLSMQPAISSSSEFVPIESHPSSSAVVPIEEPKNSIIEKKRVPHNAARNSVNLEVTLPNSKKRFSSFSGSSSKLPVRPSTALTDKRKPSWSRRLAAAIGFSSGSPEKKHVITSSDAGHQRSKSRSFSSKM